Part of the Paenarthrobacter sp. JL.01a genome is shown below.
CTGAAGGCCGTCCCAGCCGCTTTCCGAGCCGTTTCCCAGGATTCTTGGAGGTGCAGCCGTTGAACGTTCGGAAAGCTTGGGTGAGCGACCCACGCCGGGTAGCGTGAGCGGCAGACGAGTAGCCCCGCGCGAACGAATCCAAGGAGCTGGCCCATGAGCAGAGCCCACCGCACGACCCACCACGAGCCGGACACCGCCGTCGAACTCAATCCTTTGTTCAGCAGGCCTGGAGAGTCCACCATCTTTCCCCGCTTCACCCTGCCCGAGGGCGAATCCCTGCCGGCCACCGCCTACCAGGTTGTCCACGACGAAGCGATGTTGGACGGCAATTCCCGGCTGAACCTGGCAACGTTCGTGGGGACGTGGATGGAAACCGAAGCGTCCGCCCTGTACGCGGAAACGTTCGACAAGAACATGATCGACAAGGACGAATACCCCCAAACGGCACTCATCGAGACACGGTGCTGGCGAATGCTCGCTGACCTGTGGAACGCGCCGGATCCTTCGAAAAGCATCGGCACGTCCACCATCGGATCCTCGGAAGCATGCATGCTGGGCGGCTTGGCCCTGAAACGCCGCTGGCAACACGCACGCCGCGCAGCAGGCAAGCCAACGGACAAACCCAATCTCGTGCTCAGCTCCGCAGTCCAGGTGTGCTGGGAAAAATTCTGCAATTACTGGGAAGTCGAACCCCGTTTTGTTCCGGTGTCCAACGAACATCCCACGCTGGACGGTCACGACCTGGACCAGTACGTCGACGAGAACACCATCGGCGTCGTCGCCATCCTGGGCGTCACCTACACAGGGTTCTATGAGCCTGTAAAGCTCATCTCGGAAGCGTTGGACGACATCCAGGCGCGCCGCGGCCTGGACATCCCCATCCACGTCGATGGGGCGTCCGGCGCCATGGTGGCACCGTTCCTGCAGCCCGAAATGGTGTGGGATTTCAGGCTTCCCCGCGTAGCGTCGATCAACACCTCCGGCCACAAATACGGCTTGGTGTACCCGGGCCTGGGCTGGGTGGTGTGGCGTGATGCGGAGGCCCTCCCGGAGGACCTGATTTTCCATGTCAGCTACCTGGGCGGAGACATGCCCACCTTCGCCCTGAACTTTTCCCGGCCGGGCGCACAGGTTCTCCTGCAGTACTACCTGTTCCTGCGGCTCGGCTTTGCCGGGTACAGGTCCGTCCAGGCCACGTCCCGCGACGTGGCGCTCTACCTCTCCAGCGAAATCGGGGCCATGGACGCCTTCACCCTGTGGAGCGACGGCTCGGACATCCCCGTATTCGCCTGGCAGCTCACCGAGGGTTACACAGAGCATTGGAACCTCCACCACCTGTCCGAACGCTTGCGCATGAACGGGTGGTTGGTGCCGGCCTACCCCTTGCCGGATGGATTGAGCGAGGTGACAGTCCAGAGGATCGTCGTCAGGAACGGTTTCACCCGCGACCTCGCATCCAGCTTCCTGGCCGACCTCACCAAAGCCGTGGGCTACCTGGACAGTCTCACCTCGCCCATGCCCACCGACAAACAGCCTGAGGGCTTCCACCACTGATTCACCTCTGACTCTTGCGACAGGAGGCCGCAATGTGCCGACTCTTCGGGCTGCATGCCGGTGCCGAACCAGTGCGGGCAACGTTCTGGTTGTTGAACGCGCCGGACAGCCTCTCGGTCCAGAGCCGGCGGGAACCTGATGGTGCAGGGATAGGGACTTTCGATGCCGCGGGGAATCCTCATGTGGCCAAGCAACCGCTGGCCGCATGGGAAGACCACGCCTTCGCCCGCGAGGCCCGCGACCTGAAAAGCACCACCTTCCTGGCGCACGTCCGTTACGCCAGCACCGGGGCCCTCACCATGGTCAACACGCACCCCTTCGAGCAGGACGGCCGGCTATTCGCCCACAACGGGGTGCTCCGGGGCCTGGAAAAGCTTGATGCGCAGCTGGTTGAGCGCGGGGCCATGGACCTGGTGCGGGGCCAGTCGGACAGCGAGCGTCTTTTTGCGCTGATCACGGCGGAGACCCGGGCCGCAGGTGGGGATGTCCGCGCCGGAATATTGGGGGCCGTCAGTTGGATCGCCGACGAACTGCCGGTGTTCAGCCTCAATTTCATCCTGACGACAGCCACCGACATGTGGGCTCTCAGGTACCCAGCCACTCACGATCTGTTCATGCTGGAACGGCGCCCCGCCCAAGCCAGTCCGCTCGATGCGCGAAGTGAACGGATCCGCTCCCGCAGCGCCGAGCTCTCCCAGTCCGCGCATGTCCTCTTTGCCACCGAACCCATGGACGACAACCCGGGCTGGCGACCCCTGGCGTCCGGCGAATTGGTGCATGTCGGACCGGATCTGGAGGTCACGTCCCGCGTCGCTTTCCCCGATCCACCGGCCCATCCCCTCACCCTCGCCGGCCTCGAACCAGCGGCGGCGGCTTCGCAGGCGCCGTAAGTCTCCGCGCCTCTGGCGAGCAACGCACGACGGCGGCCTGCCGCCGTTGGGGGGCCGCCGCTTGTCCACATAGGTTGGTTTGTCCACATACGGTGGGCGGGGGCTTCTGGGGTTTTTGCTGCGGTGACAGGCTTGATCCATGGATGGGGTTGCGCGGCTTGGTGGACTTGGGACGACGTCTCCGGATCCAGGAGGAGCGCCGTCGATGAGGCAGCTTCAGGAACCTAAGACGGCTTCCCCCATTCCGCTCGCGCCCGACCATGACTCTGCGGGCTTCCTGCCTGCGGATTTTCCACTATGTGCTCGTGTTCTGCCCCGGCTTGGTGACGGGGATGCCAGCAGCGTGACACCCGGCGGGTCTGCCTTGGATTCGGTCTCTTTCCTTGATGATGCGTCGGAGGCGTTGGCCGGTCTGCGTGGTTCTGCTGCGGCGGATGCGCTGTTGTTTGGGTTTGTGGAGGCGGCGGATTTCGCCGGCAGGGTCGAGGACCTGGCCCGGACGCTGGATTACGTGCAGATCGTTGCGGCCCAAGCCGTGGAACGGACCCGGAACCAGGAACAACAGGCGCAACGATCACTGGCACAGCCCCGGAAGGTCTCGGCGGCGGCCGCGCCGGAAAAGACCGGAATCCCGTGGCTGACCGGTTGGGCCGAACCCGCCGAACGCGCCACGGATTCCGCGACAGAATCGGCCACCGCCCCCGGGCGGGGTGCCGTGGTCGGAACAGGATCCGGATTGGGTGCAGGTGCAGGCCTTGCGGCGGGCGTGGGTGCTGGTGCTGGCGCTAGTGCGGGCAGTGTTCTTGATGACGGGTACCGGAACGCGGCGGAGTTCCTTCGGGCACGGTTGCGGATCGGCATCGGCGAAGCCCGGCGCAGGCTCGCTCTCTCAGCAGATGCCCTGCCCGGGACCGGAATGACCGGCCAACAGGTCCCCGCCCGGCGCGAACACCTCGCCCAAGCCCTCGCCTTAGCCCAGATACCCTCCCGGTCCGCCACGATCATCGCCACCGCCCTGGAGAAGATCCAACACCTCACCGACCAGGACACCATCACCCGGATGGAACAGGCCCTGACCCGCACAGCCACCCAATCCGACCCCGACTTCGTCACCACCATGACCCGACGCTGGACCGATCGCATCGACCAAGACGGCCCCGAACCCTCCGAAGAAGCCCTCCGCCACACCCAAGGCGCATTCCTGCGACGCCGACGCCGCTACGGACTCCACCACCTCGAAATCTTCGCCACCGCCGAACAATACGAAACCCTCACCACCGCCATGAACACCGCCACCAACCCCCGACTCACCACCACAGGGGCCGACACCACAGAACCCGGCACCAGCACCGGCACAGCAGACCCAGACACTGCCCCCGAAGCCAACCACGGTCCGGTACTGGACCGGCGCTCCCGGGCCCAGAAACTCCTCGACGGACTCGTCGGAGCCTGCGCCGTGGCCATGACCACCGGAAAACTACCCACCAACGGCGGACTCCGACCCCAACTCACCGTCACCATCGACCACCGCGACCTCCTCAACACCATCGAGCGCTACAACCACACCGGCTCACCAAGCAACCCCGGCATCAGCACCGGGACAGCGACGTTCACCGGCCCCCTGCACCCAAACACCATCCGCAAAATCGCCTGCGACGCCGACATCATCCCCGTCCTGCTCGGCACCGACTCCCAAATCCTCGACATCGGCCGCGCCACCCGCCTCTTCCCACCCCACATCCGCAAAGCCATCACCGCCCGCGACCAAGGCTGCGCCTTCCCCGACTGCACCATGCCCGCACCCTGGTGCGAAACCCACCACATCACCTACTGGTCACACGGCGGCACCACAGGAACAGAAAACGGCACCCTCCTCTGCTCCCACCACCACCACCTCATCCACAAAGAACAATGGCGCATCACCATCGACACCGGCACACCCCGGTTCATCCCCCCACCCCACATCGACCCCCACCAAACACCCCGCCGCAACCACCACCACACACCACAACGAACATAAACAAGAGCAGGAACAGGCATCAGCGCACGGCCGGATCATGCGGTACGACGAGCCGGGCAGGGGCGCAGGCAGCATGGAGCGCCCAAATAGACAATGCGCCGGATCAACGCGCCAGAATCAACGCGACGTCGGCCACCCTGTGTACGACTCCGCAAGGTAAGCCTTGGCGTGCTCGGAGGTGACCACTGAGTGCAGCTCGCCGAGTTGGCGGGCACGGTCGAAGTCATCGGCTCCCGGGACGGTGTGCAGCATGGACGTCATCCAATATGAGAAGTGCTGTGCCTTCCAGACCCGCTCCAAGGCGCGGTCGCTGTACGAATCCAGAAGGGCCGTGGAACCGTTGGAGTAGAAGGAGTCGAGGCCTTCGAACAGTACCTTGACGTCATGGATGGCCAGGTTCAGGCCCTTGGCCCCTGTTGGAGGAACCGTGTGCGCGGCGTCGCCGGCAAGGAAGAGGTTGCCGTGCCGCATCGGGGTGTGAACGAAGCTGCGGAAAGGAAGGACCATCTTTTCAAGGACCGGCCCTTCCTTGAGCTCAAAGCCGTTGCCGTTGACGCGCTTGCGGAATTCAGACCAGATGCGTTGGTCGTCCCAGTCAGCCGGATTCTCCTTGGGGTCGCACTGGAAGTACATGCGCTGGACCGTCTCGGTGCGTTGGCTGATCAAGGCGAATCCATCTTTGGAATTTGCGTAGATCAATTCATCGGAGCTACGCGGGGCTTCTGCCAGG
Proteins encoded:
- a CDS encoding glutamate decarboxylase, with protein sequence MSRAHRTTHHEPDTAVELNPLFSRPGESTIFPRFTLPEGESLPATAYQVVHDEAMLDGNSRLNLATFVGTWMETEASALYAETFDKNMIDKDEYPQTALIETRCWRMLADLWNAPDPSKSIGTSTIGSSEACMLGGLALKRRWQHARRAAGKPTDKPNLVLSSAVQVCWEKFCNYWEVEPRFVPVSNEHPTLDGHDLDQYVDENTIGVVAILGVTYTGFYEPVKLISEALDDIQARRGLDIPIHVDGASGAMVAPFLQPEMVWDFRLPRVASINTSGHKYGLVYPGLGWVVWRDAEALPEDLIFHVSYLGGDMPTFALNFSRPGAQVLLQYYLFLRLGFAGYRSVQATSRDVALYLSSEIGAMDAFTLWSDGSDIPVFAWQLTEGYTEHWNLHHLSERLRMNGWLVPAYPLPDGLSEVTVQRIVVRNGFTRDLASSFLADLTKAVGYLDSLTSPMPTDKQPEGFHH
- a CDS encoding class II glutamine amidotransferase, with translation MCRLFGLHAGAEPVRATFWLLNAPDSLSVQSRREPDGAGIGTFDAAGNPHVAKQPLAAWEDHAFAREARDLKSTTFLAHVRYASTGALTMVNTHPFEQDGRLFAHNGVLRGLEKLDAQLVERGAMDLVRGQSDSERLFALITAETRAAGGDVRAGILGAVSWIADELPVFSLNFILTTATDMWALRYPATHDLFMLERRPAQASPLDARSERIRSRSAELSQSAHVLFATEPMDDNPGWRPLASGELVHVGPDLEVTSRVAFPDPPAHPLTLAGLEPAAAASQAP
- a CDS encoding DUF222 domain-containing protein; this translates as MRQLQEPKTASPIPLAPDHDSAGFLPADFPLCARVLPRLGDGDASSVTPGGSALDSVSFLDDASEALAGLRGSAAADALLFGFVEAADFAGRVEDLARTLDYVQIVAAQAVERTRNQEQQAQRSLAQPRKVSAAAAPEKTGIPWLTGWAEPAERATDSATESATAPGRGAVVGTGSGLGAGAGLAAGVGAGAGASAGSVLDDGYRNAAEFLRARLRIGIGEARRRLALSADALPGTGMTGQQVPARREHLAQALALAQIPSRSATIIATALEKIQHLTDQDTITRMEQALTRTATQSDPDFVTTMTRRWTDRIDQDGPEPSEEALRHTQGAFLRRRRRYGLHHLEIFATAEQYETLTTAMNTATNPRLTTTGADTTEPGTSTGTADPDTAPEANHGPVLDRRSRAQKLLDGLVGACAVAMTTGKLPTNGGLRPQLTVTIDHRDLLNTIERYNHTGSPSNPGISTGTATFTGPLHPNTIRKIACDADIIPVLLGTDSQILDIGRATRLFPPHIRKAITARDQGCAFPDCTMPAPWCETHHITYWSHGGTTGTENGTLLCSHHHHLIHKEQWRITIDTGTPRFIPPPHIDPHQTPRRNHHHTPQRT
- a CDS encoding 4-hydroxybenzoate 3-monooxygenase, encoding MARTPITTQVAIMGGGPAGLMLSHLLAKQGIESVVVEIRSRKDIQETVRAGILEHGTVNLLVDSGVSDRVLREGDRHDGIELRFNGESHRINFKELVGESVWLYPQTDVFMDLAARREADGGDVRYSVSDTTVHDLEGKPKVWFTDSEGQEFEIQADFLVGADGSRSHCRFQIPEANRKWYFHEYPFAWFGILAEAPRSSDELIYANSKDGFALISQRTETVQRMYFQCDPKENPADWDDQRIWSEFRKRVNGNGFELKEGPVLEKMVLPFRSFVHTPMRHGNLFLAGDAAHTVPPTGAKGLNLAIHDVKVLFEGLDSFYSNGSTALLDSYSDRALERVWKAQHFSYWMTSMLHTVPGADDFDRARQLGELHSVVTSEHAKAYLAESYTGWPTSR